From the Trypanosoma brucei brucei TREU927 chromosome 6, complete sequence genome, the window CACCGTAACGCCCAGCTTTTCCTcccatacatacacacatatccAAAATGTATGAGGGGAATGTGACATAAGCAGAGGGAGACGAATACCACATGAAACCACCAGCGAGGTGAAGAGAAGGGATAAGGGGAGTAAGTCGAGATAATTGAGTAAAGACAAGTAAAATGTTGTcgtttctccccctttttaaatATTGAACTGGTATGTGGTGCCTGCGTCGTTGGTGGAGGTAAAGTGGCCAACAGAGGCGAAGATAAATTATCCGTAACAAATGAACacgagttttctttttttttttctggaaagAAATTATGgaggagaagaagaaggaaccaAATAAGTTTTCGGCTTCACGTGCAGAAGTACTAATGGCAGCTACAAATCCTCATCTGCGAACGTTGATCGtacctcccccctccccggCAGCTCCTTCTATTCGCAATGGTGCTGAGAATTACGCCACTTTACGCACGTGCGGCTCACtgtcccctctttttttctttgccatTCACAAATTTGCCCCCGTCTCGTCCACAACAAtcctttcgtttcgtttctttACCTGTCACTCCTCCAttacctcttcttcttcctttttggcACTTGGGGGACCGCTGCTATTTTTCCTTATTTCTGTTACATCAGGTAAAGGTAAGTAAAGGTTGGGAACCAAATGTCATTGAAGCCACTGTGTAAAAGAGTCCAACTGCACCTGTCAGCGCGCTCCGGCCGTGTCACGGCGCCTTCATGCTCTCGGCCgcgtgtacttttttttttcctttactccGTACAAGACGGAGTAAAGAAATTGCTTGGGGAGACCAGCTTCGTACCTCCTCGTGACCATCCGCAAACTGGCGGCGACAACACGATAGAGGCGTGACATTAAATGAAGTGTGAGCGCACCTGTCCGGCGAACATCAATATTAACTCAGTTCAGTACCATCGCGGGCATTGTGCCTCCTATTGAGGTGCAGCTGTAGAACTTTTTGACGCATTATTGGGAGAAAAGATCAAGCTGTAAAAGGAACCAAATGACTGCAGAAAGGTATTTCCTGTTTCACATGTTTTACACCAACATAGTGGGCATGTGCGCCTTTTGTCTACCATGTTTCTACTTCTCATACGCGCACGAGTGTCTGTACCCCCTTGCGGTGCCCCTCGTTCCTACATAGATGAAAATTTCAACTCCTccacacttttcttttggttaCCACTCGCCTAatcatttttgctttcaaCTAACTTACAAGTTTGTTCTCATTTCCCCACTTTATTAATAGTTatacttctttccctctttggtTCACTCTTTTGTTATGGTGGTAGAAGTCCCATTTCCGCCCTTCAACAGCCTTCAGAGTTTCAAAACTACTCCTCCATCAAGCCGCCCCTCGGAACCGATCCAACTGCTCATCAAGACCCTCGCGCGTCATGGGCCCACTTCTGCGagccccttcttttttattgtgtGCGGAGTTGTTGCCTCCACGGGAGGAGCGGTTGGTACGTTGTAACAGTTCGTCATCCAGTTTCCTGCGCTGAGGTTGCTGCTGGGGCCGCTGGCGGTCGTTCTCGCGTTGAAGTCTGCGTCGCCTCCCTTCCACCAGACGCCGACGAAGACGGCCCATGGCCACTCCGCCGCGCAGAGGCAACCGCTCACGCAGACGATCACGGCGCTCCAAGCGCTCGAGTCGTTCAAGTCGTTCCAGGCGGAGCAAACGTTCCCTCCGCTCGCGACGCAGCTGCCGCTCAATGTCCTCATCCCGCGCAAAGCGGTCCGCAGCACTGCGTCGGAAGAGGCGCCGGTCGCTGAAGCGTCGGCTACGTTCCCCATCTCGGGAACGGCGGCTTCTGCGGACCTGGCGGTCACCATACCCGAAACCCTCAAGCCGTGTCCGGCGCTCACTGACAAGGTAGCGACGTGGTGCTGGGAGATcatcttccctgtcacttcTTCGTTGATCCCGCGCTTCAGCAAGTGCCCGGACGCGGCGCACGTTCCGGTCGTACAAGTCGCGAAGACGCCTGCGGTCGAAGTCGTCTCGGCGCATAGCTTCAAGCCTGTTtcgtatatttatttatttttctattttccttcctcacTCCACCTTGATTCGTTCTCTTCTTTCACTCGCTCTAGTCGTATTGACCCTCTGGGTGTCCTTTACTCCTCTTACGCTGCCGAAAAGCAATAGCGTTTGCGATGCGAACGGCCAAAAACGTAAGCTTTGTGTCCTCCACATCGGTGGACAAACACGTGGCGATGCGTGATGTGTGTGACAGACATTTGAAGGAAAGTGGGGAAAGCGAAAACGGTCTCATGACTGCCTTTCCTTCGTCTCCCGTATGTCACAAGGACACATTTCAACGAAGAGGGAGAGATACAACACAAAGGGGAAGCCACTTCTTTACATATTTATGGCCCGTGGCGAACGCCGTTCAGGAGAACCTCGCCGGTTGTGTGGCCAGTCAGCACGAATGACTCAGGACCGTTCTTATATGTAGCAACGCAGAGGCATTTGTAATTTGATAACTTGGTCGCTGCTCCCCCCCGCCTGACATTCACCAGGAAAACTGATCCGCACCCGGCCACTACCACAACCAACCCTGAAACGTAAACGCATTGCACAGGCTTCAGAGTTGCTGGTGGGGGTAATGTGGAGACCTTCTGCACTTCGAAACGAGCGGAAGAGTCAACACCATCTACGTGTAGATGAAAGAGATGGAAATAAACatcgaaaaagaagagtgagACCACCGGTGATTCTGTGTCACGCGCTGCGGCTGCTATTTGGAAGGGATGCTTGTAGGAAGTCCTCTCTGCGTGATTTTGAAGACTCCAGCAGCGCACCGTGAGatccttgcagacactgatCAAAACATCTTCGACAAAGAAGCCATAAAAAACGTGGCCGCTGTGTCCAATAAACTGGTTCAGTAGGGACCAGGTGGACACCTCGTACACGTAAAGTGTAGATCCTTTATCGAAGTTTGAAACAACGGCAAGGTACCTGTCGTCCGGGTCGGCTACAAAGTCCAGTGAAGCTTTTTCTCTTGCATCAGTCGGCAGAAGCATTTCCGATACTTTGAACTCCTCTTCATCCAGATCAATGTAACAAAAACACCCCGCCTTTTCCTTAAAAGAGAACACGAGATAGTTACAGAGGAACACCATGCCCTCGACCTCTTTGACAGCGCAGACAGTTGGTGGACCGCCTTTCGTTGGTTGAAGCAACAATGCGCCGTCGGAGTCCAAAGCCGCGAAAAGTGTTCCTTTGGAATTTGCGGTAATACGTTCAATTGACACAGCTGACAATTTACCGCTTAACCGCCAATTGGACGACAAGGACTTCTTCTGGAGCACCTTCGTGGAGAGGAATGGGTTGTCACCCAGACGCCACACTTTCACTTCATTCCGAGAAGTAAGTGCCATGACCAGTTGATTCCGTTCTTGCACAAAGGTAATTGCCCCGATGGCGCACGTGAGGACACCCACAGGTCGCCGGGTGCTGGCATCCCACACATAAAGGTAATAACCACACAAAGCAATGATGAAGGAATCACTCCCCGTTATGAGCAACTGCGTGGGGATTTCGTCGAACAGCTGATCCAATTTCTTGAACCTTCCGCTGGACGTCTCCCACAATTTCAGTCCCTCTTGCTGCCTGGAGAGCAGTTGCCCACCGTTAGAATTGAGGTAAAGTTCTTCAATAGGGGTTCGCCCAGCATTAGCAATGTGTAAAAGCTCGCCAGCGCCGGACCAAATCCATATGTCTTCGTCCACTGACGAGGCAATGAGACGATCGCTTGCGGGGAAAGCCACACATCGGATTACCCCCGTATGTGAAAGTTTCTGCACCCTGCATCCCCtgataataaataaatcgtACAAACTGGTAGCGAGGACGGAACTACCGAAAAAGTATGCTTCACGTGCCTCCGCCTCTAGGGTTGGTAATATTAtgactttatttttcttagtCAGGTCCATAATTGAGAGAGATTTGCTCAAATTATGCTGTACAGCAATATTAGTCCCCAACACGTCGAGTGCCCTGTCAGACAGTGTAGCGGTGACATCATCAACATTAGAGTGACCACCCGTCAAAAAGTCAAACGTTGCGAGATGTCTGTCCCATATCAAAACAATGCGGGTACCACAAGCGCTGAGCGCACCCTGGAAAACGGCGTCTTTGTTGCAAGTAGTGTCAAACGTGGCAACTACCTTATCGAAATTCCCAGTGGAGTACACAAACACAGTTGTTTTAGTCGATATCACGAGGTATTTCTCACGCAAGTGAACATAAATCGGCGTTTCATTGACGGGGATGGAAATTGAGGAGCCCTCCTCCCCAGCCGTGTTCAGAGGTGCAAGCACCGAATATGGCACTTCCTCTGAAGTGGAGGCGTCTCTGTAATATGGCGAAACCTCCGACAACTGAAGCGCGgactgaaaaaagaaacagtcaAATGATTGAATATCTTTAGCCGCATTCAGCAGGGCGGAACGGCGTTGGCTCTGATCCTGCTTATCGAACACAAAGTACTCCCCATCGTGCAGCTGCGACAGGAGTCGATAGGAATTCAAGAGACGGAAAATGATGTCAATGGCATATTGGGTATTGCTCTTTTCTCTAGAAAAAGCGGCATCCATTATACTGGCATCCAAAATGAGCGAGTACGCGTTCTCAAAACTACCGTTGACAAAAATGAGAGGTCCAATTTGCCTGAAACACAGAGAGAGATCAGGGCTCCGTGTTTTGACTAGGCGATACAAATGATTTTCCACCAATGCATTGACATTATCCAACAAATCGCTGTAGAGGGAGTTCACAACCTCGTGTACCTCTGGCCCCGCCAAATGCGCCACAGAACCACCGTGAATTTCCACAATGCCGTCATCAATGAGCATGAGAAGAACTGGGATCGTTTTATTGCGTGGGCATGGCCCGAGATCTTCACACACGCATACAACCTCTGTGACAGGCAGGGAAGCCGCAGCAAGGCATGTGAGGACGTAGCGCACAGTAAGAGGATCTCCCTGGTCTTCGTGGACCTTCAGAAGCTTAACCAACAGCTCCCTCATCGTATTAGGGACCTCCgaggggaggaagaaggTGACATCCTCTGAGTCGGTAGTTAGTGAGAAGCGGAAAAGAAGTGATGCTGCGTAAGTGTCAAAACTTGTAAACTTGGACCCATCCTTATTCAAGAATGCGTTACCCACCACTCTTTTCCATGCTTCACAGTTAGAGGTGTCCCCGCCATCCTCCTGATGTCCACCTGCAGTTCCCCCTAATATGCCGCGCCGCACAAGTTCTTCAGTAAAGAGCCATGAACGCACCTCGTCTGGAAGTGGGGCGTTTAACACTTCAAACGGTTGAGGAAGTCGCTTGCGAAAGGCGACTAGAATGGGACTCTCTGTTTTAATTGAGACAACAAGGGTAATTTTAGGAGGCAGGGTCGAGGGCAACCAATCCAGGCTACAGCAGTAGTCGTTTCCGCAGCTATCAAGTGTGTCCATCGATGGAATGATCATTAACAACGGCTCGTCCTCGTAGTGACTAATTGCATCATGGACTTCATTGCATAACGTATCAAGAGAAAGGTACAACTCCATGGGGGATTTGGACAGCACGCCAAGAAGATAACTCAAAAACACAACCATACTACGGTTGTCACGTTTATAAGGGTAAAACACCACCTTCATAGGGCCACTTTCCGCATACTTGTTAGCCAACCACGAGAGGACATTGTTGTGAGCCTTCACGTCCGTTCCGATAAGAACAATAGGTACGCATGTGCTCCACAAACGTTTCTCCACGTGCAATACTATCTCTTTGCACATTGGGTATGATGAGAACAGGGACTCTTTTTCGCTAGTCAGAATGTACGCCTTCTCCTCGTcaacctccttctcttcGTTCTGAGAACCCTCCTCCATGGTGAATTTCCGCGAGAAGACATCAGTCAATGCACAGTATAGATCACTCTGACAGCGGACCTTCCAGCAATTCTTGGTTCTCAAACGCACTGCCGATGGAACATCGCAGTCTCCAACTTCGTCCCAGTTCACCGCTGGAAACCACTTTTCCGGAGGCACCTCAACTACTCCTGCAGTGTCCggtttctcttcccctttctcaTCTGATTCGCTCAGTAATGTTACATCGTACACAAAAAAGTTGGTAACGCACTTTATCGCGGGACTACATATGGCGCCAAATTTGTCCTTGAGCGGCTTTGTAATGGGTCGTGTTTGCTGAACTGTTGCCATAACGGCCTTCAGTGCAGCCTCATTCCATGGCACGGCGTCGTCCACGAGCGCAACACACCAACTCAAACCGTGATTATACCTCTCGGCGCACCGCTCTATTTTCGCAACCGCCACGTCCGGCGTATCATTTTCATCGATTGCTAGTAAACAAACGCGAAGTCTATACTGCGCGAGAAGACTGCTTACAGGGGGCAATATCTCGGTTGAATACTTCTCCACATATGAGGCAGGTCCGGCCAccgcaacaaacacaacatccCATTGCATTGGATTCAGATCCTCCGCACATGGTGCGATAACCGCTGCCTGTGTTTCCTCGTTGGACTTGCAGCACCGCTCCAATCGGCGCGGCCACTCATCCTCTAATTCGCACTTCTCAACATTAATTTCCGTCAGTGTTGGTACAATCCGCGCGGTCTCCCATAGCACCCGCGCGGCGGCCACGTTCATAGGATTCTCAGATACATCAACATGACAAACGTAGCGGGAGCCGCGTAGAAACCTACAGAGATGCTCAACACAAGTGGTAGACaggccatttttttttagcacCACCCTTCGAATCCCCACGTGGCAGGAAATGCAGTCAAGCAACGCCTTTACGCCAAGCTCGCCAAGGAGCGTTCGGGAGGCGTCAATCTCCTCCAACATGAGCTGTGGTGTGTCCACCTGCTGAAGAATCTCTGTGTTTGGTTTGACATTATAAAATTGACAGCATTCCTTGTAGAGGCTGATTGATTGGGAGGCAAACATTctcacaacacaacaatCAGCACCACGCCTTGAGAAACATGTTCGATAGACAAGAAGAtgtgaaaataacaaacaaaaagaacgaCGAAATACCAAGTAACGGAGGAACATTAGTAACAGATGAGCAAAGGCCACAAATGAAACTTAAACAAGAATTGAACCAGTAAAAACATTAGGAAAGGGAGTGTACGGATGATGACATTCACATCCCTTATGTTCGTTGTTCCTCCACCACTTCCTCACTGGATCACAAATGCCAAGCCACCTTTACCTCGTGACAAAATAACTTCACCGCCTTCTGGTGGCGGTAGGCCGCTTACATGGAGCAAATGTGGCAACGTACCCCCCTTCCGCACAACTCTGCCACGCCATTCTCCTCCAGCAAACTGCGGCGGGAGACGGTCACCTCGCGGATGTGTTTCAAAGCCAAAAGGCTTCTGAGGGACGTCACGAGCCACATGCATCTCGCAATGGAAATCCTTTCCAGATATATGAGCGATGAGCATAGCAGCGACAACTCTCTTTCAATGAGGCGCGTGCCATCCAAGTACAAATCGCCAAGGCATATTGCGGTTGCTACCCACGTGTACCTGGGACACCTCACATCTTTTAGCGAGAGGCGTTGTACCTTCCAGTGAGTCCTGTGAGTCCTAATTGTCCCTTCCACTTCACCAAAGCTCAGCTGATCGAGAACAAGCCCACGAATTCCCATAAAACCCTTAAGACCCCGTCGAAGGTCCTCGGAAGAAACAGCAGTACTGGATATATTTGCGTATTCCAAGGTTGGAATTGTACCGAGTGATCCCACCTGACGAAGATTCGGACACCCTGCCGCCGAAAGGTGACGCAACGAGGGATGACCGGTAAATGGTGTAAGGCTTATGACGCCCGTGCAACCATCAACGACTAAGCTGCGCAGTTGTGCCATTTGACCCAATAAATTAACGTCGCGGTGCGTGATGGACACACCACTTACATCGATGTCCAACAGTGTCTTCGAACCCCGGAGGGCAGAGAGCGAGGATAAATTTCCACCTGAGACATGAAGGGACTGCAATTTAGTCAACTCATGTACAATCATGGGTGTGAGGTCCACTTCGCAAGCCCCCTCCAGCACAAGACATACCACCGTCCGAAGGATATCAAGTACTTGAGCTGGTCGCAGCCGATGGCGTTCCAACAGAGCACCGAATTCAGTGGTCTGAAGCCGGAGCAACTCCACTACCAGGCAACCACCTGAGGCACGTTGAAGGGAGTTAAAGAAATCACCCAATGCTTTAACGCAATTGGAGTCAAATATCGCACGGACAGGACACTTGCCTAGTGCTGCAGCTAACTTCACATGCGCTGCCGCCGCCAGCAACGGCACGCGGACGGTACTTCCATTCAGTTTCACACCATGGAGAGAAATGTTCGCCCTAACTGTCATTTTCCCATCACTATCCACTGATGGGAGTCGCTGATACACGtatcgctgctgcttcgacgGTGTTGCAATCATCGCAAGCGCAGACCGCGGGTGCGTCGCGTACCAGACCCACGGTGTGTTTTCATGTGGTTGTTGCGCAATGTAACTCGTAATGCACGTGAACAATGCGCAACTAATTCCCCCGGGGTTGGAACACATGCCGAAAAGAACATGCGGAGGAGGGGTGGAAGGGATTAAATCAAGGACAatagggaaggggaagaagtgacGAGTGCTAATCGGTTCccaacaacgacaacgacGACGACAGGAGAAAGCTGGAAaagccaaaaacaaaaccctTCGACCACGCTAACACAAAAACGTCCACCTAATGACGCATATATTTGTATGAACGTAAAACATGTCCGAAGACGAGCAAAGGTGGGGCGTTTGAAGGTGCGGGAAACACAAACGGAGTTGTGATAATAAAGACAACGTAAGGAACAAATGGGGGGAAGTGCATAATGCTGTACCGGCAGTTCTTGAGAACAATCCCGTGGAAAAAAATGCACGTTATTTCCGAGGAAACCTCCTGTAAATAACGTTACTATAATAGAACCTCAACCCAATAGCCCCTCTAACGACCAGTCTCCCAGACGGCCGCCTTGCACCGCCGAGTTGTGCTACCATTACCTtaatttttctcctttttattttcccgttGTCGGTTGCATGCACTGTATTATTTCGTTTTAAACACAAGGACCTAATGTGATAGTGCCCCCGTGGGGCTAAACATAGGTAACATGGTCGTTACGCTGTCAACAATTTTTACGTACCAGGATAACCAAGTATGTATTGCTCACCACAGATTATACTTAACCGCAGCCGCACAACTATCTTAGCGAGACTTTTTGCACACATAACACAATTTCCCCGCTGGTAAACCAACGGGCATGAGTGTGCATAAATACATATGACCCCTCAGAGGTGAGCCTGAAGAGCCCCGGGAATGCCCATTTTGTCAAACATCATTTCACGATTCTGACGGGCCTGTGTGGCCTTTGGTGTTTCCTTCTCCGAAGGGGGTGAGGGGAGCAGTTTTCCCGGGTTACATATGTTCTTTGGATCAAGCGCTTTCTTGAACTTCATAATTGCGTCTAACCCACCCTCACCATTGTAACGCTTCATCCATGGGACGTGCTCATAACCTATTCCATGGTGGTGAGTTAGGTTTCCTCTGTGCTGTAACATGACTTCCAtcgcccttttttttacttgcaAAAAGATCTTGAGGTCATTTTCGTCGGCCTGCCCGCCAATAAAGGTGAAATACAAACAGCAACCAAAACGGTACTGATGTGCAGTGTGGCAGCCTATCCATGCGTTCTTACCATTCTCGGCCATCACTTCCGCAAACGATTTCTTGACTGCTCTCCAGCAGTGAATAGCGTCCGTGTAGAGGACACTCGTCTCAAATACGTCCGCCCAAAAATTGTGAGCCAGAGCGAAATCGCGAAGGTACGGAAGGtcgtatttcttttcttgccaCGTGTTACCCGGCTTGGTTCCCAAGCATGTGGCACCGAAGGCTTGGAAGACGCCAACCAATTCACTCCGCTGACAGTTCGTTTGGGCTTTGGTTCCTTCAAATCCGACAACCACAAGTGATATTTTGCTGAGGTTCCATCCCTTCACAGTTGCGATGTATTTCTTAAAGCACTTGCTGAAGAATGTACTAACCAACCCGGAGTCTGTACTTGCTGCAAAACTGAGCCGTGTGTCGTCTTCGTCGTATAACCTCATTGTGCACGGGTGGATCCCCTTGCGTGTGCATGTATGGAAAGCAGTAAAAGCAACTTCAAATGAGGGAAAGAGCCAGCCTTCGTAACGCTTCACCTCTGGTATGCGTTCAATCTTAACAACAGCCTCTGTAACAAGTCCAAAGGCACCCTCGGACCCAACAAACATGGCGTTCAAGTCGACACCGCAGGGTCGCGAGGTAAGGGGTGTTTCCACCACGCCAACAGGTGTCACCACCCGCATGGCGAGAATCATGTTTTCAATATCTCCATATTTATTCGACATGGCACCGCTGCCTCGCGCAGCAATCCAGCCACCAAGAGTCGAATATGCATAACTATCAGGGTCATGACCCATCATGAAACCGTAGCGGCTCAGTTGCTCATCTATATCTGGGCCAAGCACTCCCACTTCAAACACAGCGGTACCAGATTCTGTGTCTATATGAAGCATTCGCCCCATCCGTCGCATGTCAATGGAGATAACCATACGTCGCGTCTCAAAGGGATTCGGCTCCACGCCACCTGTCACATTTGTGCCACCACCGAAtggcacaacaacaacgttgtgtttttgtgccaATTCCATAATCTTTACGCAATCATCGTGGTTGTTGGGGAGAATGACCGCATCGGGTGGGCGGTCGATCATACCACGCCTTACACGCCAAAGGTCGCGATAATTTTTACCAAAGATGTGCGTCAGGCGGGCATATGCGTCGAGACGGATCTGATCTTTTGACAGAACCTGACGCAACTCATCCACGAATGGTTGTTTCACTACAGGCGGTGGGAGCCGTTTAATGGCCTCCTCTTTTGTTAGCCCGGGTGTGGGCTTAATTTTAAACTCTCCCTTCACCTTGAGGACATCGTCCTTCATGAACTTCAGAAGATGCTTCATCGGCTTtccatttgtgtgtatggggAGTTGCCTCGCCTCATCGTATTTGATACACACGCCAGTGTCCCCCCAGCCATTCCATTTGATTTCTTCAAATGCATCAGTAATCATTCTCTTAtccattttgttgttttgattttaaATTGCGGTAACGGAATTAATATGTAAAAATATTGCCGAATTACAACGATGAATactgttattttttattatgtTATACCAGTATGTCGTGCAACAATTGAGTTGCTCTAAAACTTCTATGAGTGGCTTTTTGTTCCCCTTTAGTTTTTCAACTTCTTTTCGTTAAAATTATCCTGGATTTAactgcaaaagaaaaaaaaaagtaataataatagcagatGCATCAAGGACATCGTATGTGATAGAAACAACAGAGGATCAGGGATGGAATGCAAACAATATCCCTTTTGGTGTTCTGTggacttcttttctctttcattaTTGTCTCTTTCCTTGTGAGGATTTCCTTCACAAGAAAAGGTTGAGATGAAAGCCATACGAAACTCGCTGCCGCCACCGGGAAAGCATTTAAAAGACAACtgcttcacttttcttttaggCATCCCGATGGGTTTCCACAAACAATGAGGGACTTCATAACGCACCCAAACAGAGACCcatgcaaaacaaataatcaggtaaacacacaaataaatacatgtgtatatacacgcatgtgtttatttcttcctttttatttttatatttgcatatggTACCTTCCCAATTGTACAAGGtgtgaaagaagaaggggacGGGAaaccttaaaaaaaaaaacgaagagaCGAAAACAATAGGACACCAcaacacaagtggcagtagtAAGTGCATAACCACACGCTGGCAAGGGCATGTCTCCGACATCAACTAACACTACAATACAACTATAA encodes:
- a CDS encoding hypothetical protein, conserved (similar to internalin H (GI:3980135) [Listeria monocytogenes]); translation: MCSNPGGISCALFTCITSYIAQQPHENTPWVWYATHPRSALAMIATPSKQQRYVYQRLPSVDSDGKMTVRANISLHGVKLNGSTVRVPLLAAAAHVKLAAALGKCPVRAIFDSNCVKALGDFFNSLQRASGGCLVVELLRLQTTEFGALLERHRLRPAQVLDILRTVVCLVLEGACEVDLTPMIVHELTKLQSLHVSGGNLSSLSALRGSKTLLDIDVSGVSITHRDVNLLGQMAQLRSLVVDGCTGVISLTPFTGHPSLRHLSAAGCPNLRQVGSLGTIPTLEYANISSTAVSSEDLRRGLKGFMGIRGLVLDQLSFGEVEGTIRTHRTHWKVQRLSLKDVRCPRYTWVATAICLGDLYLDGTRLIERELSLLCSSLIYLERISIARCMWLVTSLRSLLALKHIREVTVSRRSLLEENGVAELCGRGVRCHICSM
- a CDS encoding alkyl-dihydroxyacetone phosphate synthase (identical to SP:O97157: Alkyldihydroxyacetonephosphate synthase (EC 2.5.1.26) (Alkyl-DHAP synthase) (Alkylglycerone-phosphate synthase). {Trypanosoma brucei brucei}(PMID:10589981)) translates to MDKRMITDAFEEIKWNGWGDTGVCIKYDEARQLPIHTNGKPMKHLLKFMKDDVLKVKGEFKIKPTPGLTKEEAIKRLPPPVVKQPFVDELRQVLSKDQIRLDAYARLTHIFGKNYRDLWRVRRGMIDRPPDAVILPNNHDDCVKIMELAQKHNVVVVPFGGGTNVTGGVEPNPFETRRMVISIDMRRMGRMLHIDTESGTAVFEVGVLGPDIDEQLSRYGFMMGHDPDSYAYSTLGGWIAARGSGAMSNKYGDIENMILAMRVVTPVGVVETPLTSRPCGVDLNAMFVGSEGAFGLVTEAVVKIERIPEVKRYEGWLFPSFEVAFTAFHTCTRKGIHPCTMRLYDEDDTRLSFAASTDSGLVSTFFSKCFKKYIATVKGWNLSKISLVVVGFEGTKAQTNCQRSELVGVFQAFGATCLGTKPGNTWQEKKYDLPYLRDFALAHNFWADVFETSVLYTDAIHCWRAVKKSFAEVMAENGKNAWIGCHTAHQYRFGCCLYFTFIGGQADENDLKIFLQVKKRAMEVMLQHRGNLTHHHGIGYEHVPWMKRYNGEGGLDAIMKFKKALDPKNICNPGKLLPSPPSEKETPKATQARQNREMMFDKMGIPGALQAHL